The following nucleotide sequence is from Catonella massiliensis.
AAGACAAGGAAGAAATTGATATAAACATAGAGGGCCGCCACGATCCTATTGTTGTATCCCGTGCAGTAGTAGTTGTTGAGTCTATGACGGCCCTTGTACTTGCTGATTTACTGCTTCAGAATTCAGTTTCAAGACTGGATAATTTGAAGAAAATATATGACAAAAAATAAGATAAACTTACTCATTTCAAGGTATAAAACTGCTTGGATATATATATAATTGACTCATAACATTTATACTTTGAAGCGAGTATAAGGCGGTGACCAACTGCCATTCTCTCACAGCACTTTACGTACGGTTCTCGTATACAGCGCTTTAAATAGTTGACGTGCACAGACTGATATGCTGCGGCTAAATCATAAAAGCCACTGTTTATCAGTCTTTCTTTTGTCATTACCATGTTAACGGAAACTGTCAGTGTTGTAAGCCAATAGTCACGTCTGCTGTTTGCCGCTTTCAAGCCAAGTCTTTGGGAACTTCCATACCCCTCAGTTTTCGGTATCTGGTTCGCACATGTTACCATTGTTTCCACATACACATACATTTTCTGTGATAGAACCATCTGTAACAAGATTGCGTGTAGTTATAGGCCTTTGGCTTGTATGGCAGTCTTATCCTCCAGCATAACCTCATATGAGATTTTTGTTCGTCAGACCAGAGATTTGCCCATGAGTTAGTATCTCCCTCATATTATTTTCGATTTGCTTATCAATATTTTCCAGCTGACCTTTCTTTACCATATCCTTAAGTTTCCTTGAATTAGTTTTTCTTTATTCAATAATATAATCTGCTAGTTGTTGGCTTTTTTCATAGGCATATTCTATAATCTTTTTCATAGCTTTTAAAATAGCCTTTGCTGAATACTGAGCCACTTTTATCTCAATATTTATAGCCTTATTATTAACTTCATCATTTACCATATAGGTGACCTCCTTTCCGGGGAAAATAAAAAAGCGGCCCAGACTTTTACATCTGAACCGCTAAAATTTTAATTATATAGTTTTTTATTATTTTTAATTTTATTACTGTTATGACGTACTTTATAAATTATTTGTCGCAAACTATTTTTTGCTATTTAATGCTTTATTGATGGTTTCTTGAATAAAAGGACTACAGCATTTACCCAAAGGATTGTTAATTTCGCACTTTCCATTTTTCATTGCCCCTGTAAGTCTAATAATATCTTTAATATTCTTTGCACCATCATATAAAACAGCGTTTATAATTTGTTGTTCTGTAACTTGGTTGCAATAGCATATATATTTGGGATTTGCATTCTTTTTTAACCATATAGGAACTTTTACGTCTTCCTTATAAAAAACTTTTTCATTGTTTAAGTTATAATACACGGCATCACAATCTTCATTCATACATAAATAGTAAGTTTCTTCATCTACAACCTTTCCCATAAGGTTTTCTGATACCATATGCTTTACAGTTATATTCTTAACCTTTTCTCCTATTTCGTGACATTTGGGGCAATATTCTTTTTCTTCCATTGTACCAATGGTTTTTTGTGTTGAAACTCAGCAAGATTGATTTATCTTATTTTCTTGACTCACTTTATTTCCTCCTGTCTAAATAAATATTATCTCTATAGTTAATCAGGATATCTAATACCTCTTTCAATATATCTACAACATATTCTCCCTGTCGGTATCTCCTTTTCTCTACTATAACTCGAACTGGTCCTTAGATTCAACCACATCTATTATTCTTTTAGGATATTGAACCCATTTCCCTATCTCCTGATATTCTTGATTCATAATAATAAATGTTGGTGTAATAACTTTTTCATTAGGCATAAACTTACTGTAACTATCTGTATCTATTACTTTAAGTTTTTTATTTTCATTATTTTTTTCTAACCAATGAACTACAGGAATATTAATTATAGAGTCAATACACCAGTTTTCTCTAATCGCAAGTATATTAAATTTGCTTGTTATGTTTGCAGCTCTTTTTAAGTCTTCTTTGTTCATTTCTCTTTCTACCAATAAGTGCCATAATGGTTTATAACAAATTGCCATATTATTACCCCTTATCCGTTTTATTGTTAAGATATATTATATCATAAATAGACTGATAAGTCACTTTAGCCTATTTTATACTTGTGCTTACGTTAGTATTTATTGAGATAGTCCTTGTTTTTTTCCTTGTCCCACTTGGAACTGCTCCAAATCCATAGAACTCCATCATCCCATTGACCATGATTCCCAGTTCTTCAGACTTCTTTCCTATCTCAGTAAGCCTCTCCCCTAGCTTTGATATTGTTTCAGTATTTTCACTTAGCTGTTCCCTTAGCTTTTGCCTTCGTTCATTTAACTTATGTCTTATTTCAACCATTTCCTTAGGATCTACTACCGCTCCAGCCTGATAAGACCATACCTCAGCGTCATGAACCTTATACTGAAAGAGCAGGTCCTTATACTTGTTGTTGTAAAACTCGTAAGTTGAATTGGCCTTTCTGCGCTTCATCTCATCTTCCTTATAGGACATATACTGATTGTACCTGTACTCAAGCTCAAATACATTGTTTACCGCATACTTATCGTGGCTGTAATCTAGAGATGACTTTTGATTAACATACTTAATCTTAACTGTATTGGTAAGATTAATCAGTTTATTCTCCTTAGCAGCATTCAACTTAAGTGCCTTCGAGTTTTTATCAGTTTCAATAAATATATAAAAGGCTATAACAACACCGCCTATTATGGTAAGTATAAATGCAATATCAGCAAAGGTATCAAATATCATATAAAGAATAAGATACATAAGCAAAAGTAAGCCTATAATTGTTCCTGCTACCAAGCCCAGCTTCCCTAGAAATGCTTTTCTGCTAAGCTCTACCTCCTCTTCATGCCTAAGCACTGCCTTTTCACCTGATAGCTTTCTCAAATCACTTTTAATAGTTTGCTCGTACTCTTCTTCTTTTTTCAGTCTTTTAATTTCGTCAGGAATTATATCCTCATACCTTTCCATAACCCCGAACTCAAACTCGGTAAGCTCAGTTCTCTTACTTTCAAGTTTTGATATATCCTTTCTTAGGTCAAGTATGTACTTTGCGTATGTAAGCAGTTCTTTCTTTGGCTCTTCAGGCAAACCGTCAATTATCTGAGCATCCTGTAGATAACGGTTTACTTCATCATACTCTTTTTTTATGATTTTGATTTGAAGATTGGCTTTGTCAATCTTTTCACAAATCGAGCGGGCTTCCTCTTCATAATCAACCTTTTCCTCAACCTGCTCAATTTCCTTTACCTTTTTATGAAATAAGCCCATTCCAAGCTCCTTCCCTATACTCAGTTTTAAATTCTTCAAGCTTAAACTCTATTTCCTTGTAGCCTTCCGCTACCTTATAGGTCTTAAGCTTGCCGAAAACATTTTCAATTCTACTTATATTCTCACTATTTAGAGCCAATCTCTCAGTTTCTTTCCATACAGACTCAGCCTTTGATATAACAGCCTCATCAGTTGTAAATTCACCGACTTTTTCGTTAAATTCCTTTTCATGGCCTCCAAGCTTAAGTGCAAGTATGGCCAGTAAAAGTGCCTTATTGCTACCAGTATATTTATAAGACTTGTAGAAGCAATTTGCTGCTTCTCTAAAGGAGGATACATGTATGAGGCAAATCCCCATAGCTTTTAGCACCAGTCCATAGTCCCTATCTGCAAGGCTTTCCACCTTCAGAGTTCCTCTAAAGCACTTTAAGGCCGCAAGGTATTTCTTCTCTTCAAGCTTTTTATAGCCTATAAATGCCTTTCTTTCCCAGTCCGGCATTTTCTCTAAGGACTTAACAAGCTCTATGGTTTCAAGAATCTCGTCCTTGCTATAGAGGTCGCAGCTGCAAAATAAAGCAGTGATTACATCATTAAGGCTGAAACCATCCTCAACCAATCTTTTGAGCTTGTCTGCCACAGCAGGCAATTTAAGCTCTTCTCTAATATAATCTGTCAGATGATGAGAAAAAAACTTCATATCTATGCTGTATACATTGTTGTTTACATAGTGACAGATTTCCTCAATAGAGTACAGTCTTTTATCTGTTCCATCCGGCACAAACGGCTTTTCCGCAAGTCTACCGCTACATATTATTACTTTTCCCATATTAACTCCCAGACTCTGTTTGTGGTAGGTACAAAGCTCCCAAAGCCCAAATCAGAGGCTTTTATGATGCAGGTATCTCTGTTTGTAAATTTAAGTGACAGCCTTATTCTAGTCAATCCTGCTTCAGCAGTGCTAATTCCCGAAAATGATATAAATCTCTGGCTGGTTTTTTTTGTAATAAAATCATTTATCTGTATACCCAGCTCATCTTCATCCTTAATAATTAGGTCAATCTCAGTTTCTGCTTCATACCACTTTAGTGCAGGCTTTAAGAGTGTAATCTCAGTATTTTTACCGTCCTTTACAGCCATAAGCGAAAAGCCTACTGTTGTCTTGTCCTCCTCCATCAGCACTATGTCTGTTGGTTCATCTGAGGTCTTGTCTTTTGCGGCCAGGCACGCTCCCTTAGCATATAGGTTCTGTCCTCTAAATATTCTTCTTCCCGGAGAAAGCTTCCTAAGTACTCCATCTGCCCAAGCATCTATAAAGCCTCTTCCTACCGCATATATGGTAGAAACTGTAGATTCTTCAAGAGCCATCAGAGATAGGGTATGAAACAAATTGGCACTTTCTTCCTGATTGCTTCTAACTAAGGACTTATTAAGCTTTTCAGCCTTCTCTTTTTTGCTTATTTTAGCTGTTATAGGCTCAAGCTTTTTGGATATGGTAAGTATTCTAAAGTGAAGTCCGTCTTCCTCAAGTTCAAATAAAGCAGTATCATTTAGCCAAAGCTCGATTTTCTGATTGATAGTATAGTATAAAAATGCCTCGTCATGAGTTAAAAGAATGTACTTTTCCTTCTCAAATCCCAGCTCCTTAAGTACAGCATTCATCATGAATGACATCTCTTTTGTAACTGTAGGAAAAGTAATTCCCATATATTCTATCTCGTTAAATGGATAAAAGCTATTTAGTACATTTAACAAAGCCTCAAGAAATATCTTCATCAGCTGCTTAGCCTTATAGGTCTTATCATATACCCTTATCTCTTCATAAAGGCAGGCATTTTTGATAAAATCCTGTACTTCGACAATGTCTCCTGGCTCTTCTTTGTCTAACTCATCTCCTATTATCCAGTCATTTTTACTTTTTCTGTACGCCAGTCTCGCAGGTATAAGGTATTGCTCTTCTCCTTCCCCCCTGCTGACTGATTCAGGTGAAAGAAGCTCATTATCATAATAGGTCAGCTGGACATAATCCTCGCAAATGTCCATTCCTACCAAAAGTCCTGCCTTCTCTCTCATTATCAAAACTCCTCATCTATAGTCTCTAAAGAAAATAGCTTATCTATAATCTCCTTTTCGGCTACATAATTCCTCATATATTCTTTTAATGTTTTTTCGTCT
It contains:
- a CDS encoding AAA family ATPase codes for the protein MGLFHKKVKEIEQVEEKVDYEEEARSICEKIDKANLQIKIIKKEYDEVNRYLQDAQIIDGLPEEPKKELLTYAKYILDLRKDISKLESKRTELTEFEFGVMERYEDIIPDEIKRLKKEEEYEQTIKSDLRKLSGEKAVLRHEEEVELSRKAFLGKLGLVAGTIIGLLLLMYLILYMIFDTFADIAFILTIIGGVVIAFYIFIETDKNSKALKLNAAKENKLINLTNTVKIKYVNQKSSLDYSHDKYAVNNVFELEYRYNQYMSYKEDEMKRRKANSTYEFYNNKYKDLLFQYKVHDAEVWSYQAGAVVDPKEMVEIRHKLNERRQKLREQLSENTETISKLGERLTEIGKKSEELGIMVNGMMEFYGFGAVPSGTRKKTRTISINTNVSTSIK
- a CDS encoding thioredoxin family protein, with translation MAICYKPLWHLLVEREMNKEDLKRAANITSKFNILAIRENWCIDSIINIPVVHWLEKNNENKKLKVIDTDSYSKFMPNEKVITPTFIIMNQEYQEIGKWVQYPKRIIDVVESKDQFEL
- a CDS encoding DUF5716 family protein; the encoded protein is MREKAGLLVGMDICEDYVQLTYYDNELLSPESVSRGEGEEQYLIPARLAYRKSKNDWIIGDELDKEEPGDIVEVQDFIKNACLYEEIRVYDKTYKAKQLMKIFLEALLNVLNSFYPFNEIEYMGITFPTVTKEMSFMMNAVLKELGFEKEKYILLTHDEAFLYYTINQKIELWLNDTALFELEEDGLHFRILTISKKLEPITAKISKKEKAEKLNKSLVRSNQEESANLFHTLSLMALEESTVSTIYAVGRGFIDAWADGVLRKLSPGRRIFRGQNLYAKGACLAAKDKTSDEPTDIVLMEEDKTTVGFSLMAVKDGKNTEITLLKPALKWYEAETEIDLIIKDEDELGIQINDFITKKTSQRFISFSGISTAEAGLTRIRLSLKFTNRDTCIIKASDLGFGSFVPTTNRVWELIWEK
- a CDS encoding Csac_0668 family 2Fe-2S cluster-binding (seleno)protein, with protein sequence MNQSCUVSTQKTIGTMEEKEYCPKCHEIGEKVKNITVKHMVSENLMGKVVDEETYYLCMNEDCDAVYYNLNNEKVFYKEDVKVPIWLKKNANPKYICYCNQVTEQQIINAVLYDGAKNIKDIIRLTGAMKNGKCEINNPLGKCCSPFIQETINKALNSKK